The Echinicola rosea genome has a segment encoding these proteins:
- a CDS encoding DUF1972 domain-containing protein, giving the protein MKNKPLHVAIFGAKGYPYVYGGYDTMVKELCERLVKKNIRVTVYCHRSLFKERPKQVNGIDLVYMPAIESKSFTQLTHSFFSMIHACFSSADVIFVVNSGNGPFGLISRIMRKPTAINVDGLEWLRPKWKGIGGKYFYWASKMATKFYDQLINDSDEMQRVYQELFQAPSKVIAYGSNPGLQADPALINKWQLEKEGYYLIVGRLIPDNNADLIIEGFIQSSSTRKLVVVGDVPYKDEFAERLKNIPDDRLLFTGYVKDQKELAALYRNCYAYFHGHEYGGTNPAMLKALGYDCAILALDTPFNQEMLQQGKHGWYFQKDKENIAAMVEKAESRPEAMLQLRQTSRQGLTQKYDWDHVTDQYIAVFKQLAARK; this is encoded by the coding sequence ATGAAAAACAAGCCACTCCACGTCGCCATCTTCGGGGCCAAGGGTTACCCTTATGTCTATGGGGGATATGATACCATGGTGAAGGAACTGTGCGAAAGATTGGTCAAAAAAAATATCCGCGTCACCGTGTACTGCCACCGCTCCTTGTTTAAGGAACGGCCCAAGCAGGTAAACGGCATCGATTTGGTCTATATGCCGGCCATTGAGTCGAAGTCATTTACACAGCTGACCCACTCTTTTTTTTCCATGATCCATGCCTGCTTCTCCAGTGCGGATGTGATCTTTGTGGTCAATAGCGGCAATGGCCCTTTCGGGCTGATCTCCCGTATCATGCGCAAGCCTACTGCCATCAATGTCGATGGCCTCGAATGGCTCCGACCAAAGTGGAAAGGCATCGGCGGCAAGTACTTTTACTGGGCCTCCAAGATGGCCACCAAGTTTTATGACCAGCTGATCAATGACTCCGATGAGATGCAGCGGGTCTATCAAGAACTCTTCCAAGCCCCTTCCAAAGTTATTGCTTACGGTTCCAACCCGGGATTGCAGGCAGATCCTGCCCTGATCAATAAGTGGCAGCTGGAAAAGGAAGGCTATTACCTGATCGTGGGACGTTTGATTCCCGACAATAATGCCGACCTGATCATCGAAGGTTTCATCCAGTCCAGCAGTACCCGAAAACTTGTCGTGGTGGGAGATGTTCCTTACAAAGATGAATTTGCCGAACGGCTCAAAAATATTCCTGACGACCGGCTGCTATTTACCGGCTATGTGAAAGACCAGAAAGAATTGGCAGCGCTGTACCGAAACTGTTATGCCTATTTTCACGGGCATGAATACGGGGGGACCAACCCTGCCATGCTCAAGGCCTTGGGCTATGACTGTGCCATTCTCGCACTGGACACACCTTTTAATCAAGAAATGCTCCAGCAGGGTAAACATGGCTGGTATTTTCAGAAAGACAAGGAAAATATCGCCGCAATGGTGGAAAAGGCTGAAAGCCGCCCAGAAGCGATGCTTCAGCTCCGCCAAACCTCCCGTCAGGGGCTTACCCAGAAGTACGATTGGGACCATGTGACGGATCAGTACATCGCCGTGTTTAAGCAATTGGCAGCGAGGAAGTAG